The following coding sequences lie in one Cannabis sativa cultivar Pink pepper isolate KNU-18-1 chromosome 5, ASM2916894v1, whole genome shotgun sequence genomic window:
- the LOC133037961 gene encoding uncharacterized protein LOC133037961, with the protein MAITKSKSRKRKAPASTSPTPPPQQPTLALPSSATHSPPRTRPRKASSPKPKAPPAKAAPSTSKGQPKPKRTTSTFPPPKQNPTTRPRAKADPVRHQERFEILRTRSQLAERGFLPASEALPAYITNLIAEHKWEKFCAIPKPAVASVAPAFYAALDPKYPDVVRVRGQSVPFSPDVINDLYGLRAPLEDEFALWRINPASIPYDAVLRAVAHPGSEWSISSSGHRTLLHSSLRPEASVWLAFIKCSLMPTTHDTTVSQTRLCLLYCILAGKKINVGKIIYEEIWKCFQKKGGKLFFPALITQICLAGNAAIGDDEELLRERISIDLVSIQRVATHCTPSTAPPKRHQPSSSQTTSANLPRTQHEQIMDRLAHLEEKQLTYFRYVQACDTALAKSLKRMAPRPIVDFPVFPQEVFARWADPEAPEDSSASEDDPEG; encoded by the coding sequence ATGGCAATCACCAAATCCAAATCGCGTAAGCGTAAAGCTCCGGCCAGCACATCACCCACACCTCCACCACAACAACCAACACTTGCCTTGCCTTCCTCCGCCACACACTCACCACCCCGTACTCGTCCCCGTAAGGCCTCCTCACCTAAACCCAAAGCTCCACCCGCCAAAGCCGCTCCCTCAACCTCCAAGGGCCAACCCAAGCCTAAGCGCACCACTTCCACATTTCCACCACCTAAACAGAACCCCACTACTCGTCCTAGAGCCAAAGCCGACCCCGTCCGTCATCAAGAGCGGTTTGAGATATTACGAACCCGCAGCCAGTTGGCCGAGCGCGGCTTTCTCCCTGCCTCGGAAGCTTTACCTGCATATATTACCAATTTGATTGCGGAGCACAAGTGGGAGAAATTTTGTGCAATTCCTAAGCCCGCTGTGGCCTCGGTTGCCCCTGCATTTTATGCTGCTCTTGATCCAAAATATCCTGATGTCGTTAGAGTGAGGGGTCAGAGTGTCCCCTTTTCTCCTGATGTGATTAACGACTTATATGGATTGAGAGCTCCGCTTGAGGATGAGTTTGCTCTTTGGAGGATTAACCCAGCTTCTATTCCATATGACGCCGTGCTTCGTGCTGTTGCTCACCCGGGTTCTGAATGGTCTATCTCGTCTTCCGGCCACCGCACCTTGTTACACTCATCTCTACGGCCTGAAGCGAGTGTTTGGCTTGCTTTTATTAAGTGCTCTTTGATGCCCACAACACATGACACCACAGTGAGCCAAACACGCCTCTGTTTATTGTATTGCATCCTGGCAGGCAAGAAAATAAATGTGGGCAAGATCATTTATGAGGAAATTTGGAAGTGTTTTCAGAAAAAAGGCGGCAAGTTATTTTTCCCCGCTCTCATCACTCAGATTTGCCTAGCGGGTAATGCCGCTATTGGGGACGATGAAGAACTTCTAAGAGAGCGAATCAGCATTGATTTGGTCTCGATTCAGCGTGTTGCCACTCATTGCACACCCTCGACTGCTCCTCCCAAACGTCACCAGCCATCTAGCAGTCAGACGACTTCCGCCAATCTTCCTCGCACTCAGCACGAACAAATCATGGATCGCCTAGCACACCTTGAGGAGAAGCAACTTACCTACTTTCGCTATGTTCAGGCGTGTGACACTGCATTAGCAAAATCTCTAAAGCGAATGGCGCCAAGGCCGATAGTTGACTTCCCAGTGTTCCCACAAGAAGTGTTTGCTCGATGGGCTGATCCAGAAGCTCCGGAAGACTCTAGCGCTTCAGAGGATGACCCCGAGGGATAG
- the LOC133038417 gene encoding uncharacterized protein LOC133038417 has translation MNEYQEFVNIDLYPIDPEIERTFRERRRAQHRAQGEIEMMDDQGNGRRAQGEMAPNNGQNAVIMADDRDQIIRQYAAPLFNELNPGIVRPEIQAPQFELKPVMFQMLQTVGQFSGIPTEDPHLHLRLFMEVSDSFKLPGVTEDALRLKLFPYSLRDQARAWLNSLPSASVTTWQELAERFLMKYFPPTKNAKLRKEITSFQQFEDESLYEAWERFKELLRKCPHHGIPHCIQMETFYNGLNAHTRMVVDASANGALLAKSYNEAYDIIERISNNNYQWPTTRVPLGKKVAGVLEVDAITALSAQVASMSNMIKNMSMGQQMGQRNVSSPVGQLEEVSCVFCSEAHTFDNCPFNPASVFYMGSQNAYNQTYKQHPNLAYRNQGAGTSNSPMLPRSNFPPGFSQQAFQQRQQQGVQTSSLESMMREFMAKTENFMTRTESYMAKNDTAIQSQATSMRTLENQVGQLANELRNRPQGTLPSDTENPRRDGKEHCKAVILRSGKVLESNEEEAKDKNEPTSIQSRVEKNVEPSNMAKEQPEENAAKNSSSKCSRKVT, from the coding sequence ATGAACGAGTACCAAGAGTTTGTTAATATTGATCTATATCCTATTGATCCTGAAATTGAGCGCACAttcagagagagaagaagagctcAACATAGGGCTCAAGGGGAAATAGAAATGATGGATGACCAAGGAAATGGACGACGAGCTCAAGGGGAAATGGCCCCTAATAATGGTCAAAATGCAGTGATTATGGCGGATGATAGAGATCAAATCATCCGACAATACGCAGCACCTCTTTTCAATGAGCTCAATCCGGGCATTGTGAGGCCAGAAATTCAAGCTCCACAGTTTGAGTTGAAGCCAGTTATGTTCCAGATGCTTCAAACTGTGGGACAGTTTAGTGGCATACCCACCGAAGATCCTCACCTTCACCTTCGTCTATTTatggaggtgagtgattctttcaaaTTGCCCGGAGTTACGGAGGATGCCTTGAGGTTAAAGTTGTTCCCCTATTCTTTGAGAGATCAAGCCCGAGCTTGGTTGAACTCCTTGCCTTCTGCGTCGGTTACAACTTGGCAAGAATTAGCGGAGCGGTTTTTGATGAAGTATTTTCCTCCCACTAAGAATGCCAAGCTCCGGAAGGAAATAACTTCCTTTCAACAATTTGAAGATGAGTCTTTGTATGAGGCATGGGAAAGGTTCAAGGAGTTGTTGCGGAAATGTCCTCACCATGGTATCCCTCATTGCATCCAAATGGAAACATTTTACAACGGTCTCAATGCTCATACTCGAATGGTGGTTGATGCTTCGGCAAATGGTGCTTTACTTGCCAAGTCCTATAATGAGGCCTATGATATTATTGAgagaatttccaacaacaatTATCAGTGGCCCACTACTAGAGTACCTTTGGGGAAGAAGGTTGCCGGTGTTCTTGAAGTTGATGCCATTACTGCTTTATCTGCCCAAGTTGCTTCTATGTCGAATATGATCAAAAATATGAGCATGGGTCAACAAATGGGTCAACGTAATGTTTCCTCACCCGTGGGACAACTTGAGGAGGTTTCTTGTGTTTTTTGTAGTGAGGCTCATACCTTTGACAATTGCCCATTCAATCCTGCATCTGTGTTTTACATGGGAAGTCAGAATGCCTACAACCAAACATACAAGCAACACCCAAACTTGGCATACAGAAATCAAGGGGCTGGTACTAGTAATTCACCCATGCTTCCTAGATCCAACTTTCCACCTGGTTTTTCTCAACAAGCCTTTCAACAAAGACAACAACAAGGTGTCCAAACAAGTTCTCTTGAGAGTATGATGCGTGAGTTCATGGCCAAGACAGAAAATTTCATGACAAGAACTGAGAGTTATATGGCGAAGAATGACACTGCGATCCAAAGTCAAGCAACCTCCATGAGAACTCTAGAAAATCAAGTTGGGCAACTAGCTAATGAGCTTCGAAATAGGCCACAAGGTACTTTGCCTAGTGATACTGAAAATCCAAGAAGAGATGGAAAAGAGCATTGCAAGGCGGTAATTTTGAGGAGTGGTAAAGTTCTGGAGTCAAACGAGGAAGAAGCTAAGGATAAAAATGAGCCCACTTCAATCCAAAGTCGAGTAGAGAAAAATGTTGAACCTTCTAATATGGCAAAGGAGCAACCTGAAGAAAATGCCGCAAAGAATTCCTCATCAAAATGCAGCAGAAAAGTTACTTAG